A genomic window from Lineus longissimus chromosome 17, tnLinLong1.2, whole genome shotgun sequence includes:
- the LOC135501789 gene encoding uncharacterized protein LOC135501789 produces the protein MASIEKAVKLAEDGGNSTSSRRSQGSLQCPAVWSSTFRNDLANGGNWTEHDLNKFGIRYSSKKKPEEIFEMIKPYIPSKLRQPSENLWDKKHNDGIPNLAPHIELLQDGYKLALDFDIDSFELLKLIEICQDCPRGHACHETEAFSISQRIFNQITEAEHVLQRKRTAAVNSLKIAWIPTYERVKIFLKTLKSVLKKAVNSQINEGTFVDLFQVFARMFLVQFKAVGESRSSKMGRMAVLSINDLRCDYEDEVFHKPTIVVTVAEVKKTALRSKKRKKLPKKENDLCDKKQKIEGRGYAGGATGSDDFGDSPDDISDDGVDFSSRLRGQLGIELLADIECSCLNEVDNRRMILGLTVEATLVRLTCLEMDMDDLKNVQENLPQENPTRVATIFYTKAYDMLKRDERSQLIYIMRHLLFLSNDCDTNLLPTVL, from the exons ATGGCGTCGATAGAGAAGGCAGTGAAACTTGCTGAGGATGGAGGGAATTCAACGTCTTCAAGGCGTTCCCAAGGCTCACTACAATGTCCTGCTGTCTGGTCGTCAACCTTTAGGAATGACTTAGCGAACGGTGGAAACTGGACTGAGCACGATCTCAATAAATTCGGTATTCGGTACAGTAGCAAAAAAAAACCCGAAGAGATTTTCGAGATGATCAAGCCTTATATTCCTTCTAAACTTCGCCAACCCAGCGAAAATCTGTGGGATAAAAAACATAATGATGGTATTCCTAACCTTGCCCCACATATCGAACTTCTACAAGATGGTTACAAATTGGCTCTCGATTTTGATATAGACTCTTTCGAGCTCTTAAAACTTATCGAAATTTGCCAGGACTGTCCTCGTGGTCATGCCTGTCACGAGACTGAAGCCTTTTCAATCAGCCAGAGGATATTCAATCAGATTACTGAAGCAGAACATGTGCTTCAGAGAAAGAGGACTGCTGCTGTTAATTCTCTGAAGATTGCATG GATCCCAACATATGAACGAGTAAAGATCTTCCTTAAAACACTCAAGTCCGTCCTCAAAAAAGCTGTCAACTCGCAAATAAATGAAGGCACATTTGTGGACTTGTTCCAAGTTTTTGCTCGGATGTTTCTGGTGCAATTTAA AGCAGTGGGAGAATCACGAAGTTCTAAGATGGGTAGAATGGCAGTGCTTTCCATAAATGACCTCCGCTGCgattatgaagatgaagtgttTCACAAACCGACTATAGTTGTTACTGTCGCGGAG GTGAAGAAAACAGCCCTGAGAtcaaagaagagaaagaaattaCCCAAAAAGGAGAATGATTTGTGTGATAAGAAACAAAAAATCGAAGGAAGAGGATATGCAGGAGGAGCTACTGGCAGTGATGATTTTGGTGATTCTCCTGATGATATTAGTGACGACGGTGTTGATTTCAGCAGTAGACTGCGTGGACAGCTTGGTATAGAACTTCTTGCAGACATTGAATGTTCATGTTTGAATGAGGTTGATAACAGGCGCATGATTCTGGGATTGACTGTTGAAGCCACACTG GTGCGACTGACTTGCTTGGAGATGGACATGGATGACTTGAAGAATGTGCAGGAGAACCTTCCACAGGAAAATCCTACTCGAGTAGCAACCATCTTCTATACGAAAGCGTATGACATGCTGAAGAGGGATGAACGTTCACAGTTGATATACATTATGAGGCACCTGCTGTTCCTTTCTAATGACTGTGATACAAATCTTCTGCCCACCGTACTCTGA